In one Massilia endophytica genomic region, the following are encoded:
- a CDS encoding type II toxin-antitoxin system Phd/YefM family antitoxin yields the protein MRIVNFSDARNSLRAVIDQVVEDADVTVIARRDAPDAVVMSLDHYNSLMETVHLLSSPANAAHLAKSISQARAGQAKQRRLVGASDAMDP from the coding sequence ATGAGAATTGTCAATTTTTCTGATGCCCGCAACAGCCTGCGGGCTGTCATCGACCAAGTGGTTGAGGACGCTGACGTCACCGTTATCGCGCGACGGGACGCACCTGACGCCGTGGTGATGTCCCTCGATCATTACAACAGCCTGATGGAGACCGTGCACTTGCTGAGTTCCCCTGCAAACGCTGCCCATCTTGCCAAATCCATTTCGCAGGCACGCGCAGGCCAAGCGAAGCAAAGGAGATTAGTCGGCGCTTCCGACGCCATGGACCCGTAA
- a CDS encoding alpha-ketoacid dehydrogenase subunit beta gives MTMIQALRSAMDVMMEKDENVVVFGQDVGYFGGVFRCTEGLQKKYGKSRVFDTPISEGGIVGVAIGMGAYGLRPCIEIQFADYIYPAYDQIVSEAARLRFRSAGDFTAPITIRTPCGGGIYGGQTHSQSPEAVFAHVCGLRTVMPSNPYDAKGLLISSIENDDPVIFLEPKRLYNGPFDGHHDRPVVPWSQNPMGEVPEGYYTVPLDKAAIFRPGKQLTVLAYGTMVWVCEAAARETGIDAEIIDLRSLWPLDLETIVESVKKTGRCVVVHEATRTCGFGAELVSLVQEHCFYHLEAPIERVTGWDTPYPHAQEWAYFPGPARVGAAFKRTVEA, from the coding sequence ATGACCATGATCCAGGCGCTGCGTTCGGCCATGGATGTGATGATGGAGAAGGATGAAAACGTCGTGGTCTTCGGCCAGGACGTAGGCTATTTCGGCGGCGTATTCCGCTGCACCGAAGGCCTGCAGAAGAAATACGGCAAGTCGCGCGTGTTCGATACGCCGATTTCCGAAGGGGGCATCGTTGGCGTGGCGATCGGCATGGGCGCCTACGGCCTGCGGCCGTGCATCGAGATCCAGTTTGCGGACTATATCTATCCGGCCTACGACCAGATCGTGTCCGAAGCGGCGCGCCTGCGCTTCCGTTCGGCGGGCGACTTCACAGCGCCGATCACCATCCGTACGCCCTGCGGCGGCGGCATCTATGGCGGCCAGACGCACAGCCAGAGCCCGGAGGCGGTCTTCGCGCACGTGTGCGGCCTGCGCACGGTGATGCCGTCCAATCCTTACGATGCAAAGGGCCTCCTGATTTCGTCGATCGAGAACGACGATCCGGTGATCTTCCTTGAGCCGAAGCGCCTGTACAACGGGCCGTTCGACGGCCACCACGACAGGCCGGTCGTGCCCTGGTCCCAGAATCCGATGGGCGAGGTGCCTGAGGGCTATTACACCGTGCCGCTCGACAAGGCGGCCATTTTCAGGCCCGGCAAGCAGCTCACGGTGCTCGCCTACGGCACCATGGTATGGGTATGCGAGGCGGCGGCGCGGGAGACCGGCATCGATGCCGAGATCATCGACCTGCGCAGCCTCTGGCCGCTGGACCTGGAGACCATTGTGGAGTCGGTGAAGAAAACCGGCCGCTGCGTGGTGGTGCACGAGGCCACGCGCACCTGCGGTTTCGGCGCCGAACTGGTGTCGCTGGTGCAGGAACATTGCTTCTACCATCTGGAAGCGCCGATCGAGCGTGTGACGGGCTGGGATACCCCATACCCGCATGCGCAGGAATGGGCGTATTTCCCGGGACCGGCGCGCGTTGGCGCCGCGTTCAAACGCACGGTGGAGGCATAA
- a CDS encoding 3-methyl-2-oxobutanoate dehydrogenase (2-methylpropanoyl-transferring) subunit alpha, whose product MSKGEPLRLHVPEPTGRPGCATDFSYLRLSPAGAVRRPEVDVAPMDTRDLAYSLVSVLDAEGNAVGPWAPQIDIEVVRKGLRAMMKTRIFDSRMLMAQRQKKMSFYMQSLGEEAIGTAQALALNVDDMCFPTYRQQSILIVRDYPLVDMICQLMSNERDPLKGRQLPVMYSVKKAGFFSISGNLATQYIQAVGWGMASAIKGDTKIASAWIGDGATAEADFDTALTFAHVYRAPVILNVVNNQWAISTFQAIAGGEDTTFAARGVGCGIASLRVDGNDFLAVYAASCWAAERARRNLGPCLIEWVTYRAGPHSTSDDPSKYRPGDDWSHFPLGDPIARLKQYLIKAGAWSEQEHEETQKRLEAEVLAAQKEAEQYGTMASGHTFSPAEMFDGIYKDMPEHLRVQRQQLGI is encoded by the coding sequence ATGAGCAAGGGCGAACCGCTTCGCCTGCACGTGCCCGAACCGACGGGACGTCCAGGCTGTGCAACCGATTTTTCCTATTTGCGCCTGTCGCCGGCCGGCGCAGTGCGCCGTCCCGAGGTGGACGTGGCGCCCATGGATACGCGCGATCTTGCGTACTCCCTGGTCAGCGTGCTCGATGCCGAGGGCAATGCCGTTGGGCCCTGGGCCCCGCAGATCGATATCGAGGTCGTGCGCAAGGGCCTGCGCGCCATGATGAAGACCCGCATCTTCGACAGCCGCATGCTGATGGCGCAGCGCCAGAAGAAGATGTCTTTCTACATGCAGAGCCTGGGCGAAGAGGCCATCGGCACCGCGCAGGCGCTGGCGCTGAACGTGGACGACATGTGTTTCCCCACCTATCGCCAGCAGAGCATCCTCATCGTGCGCGACTACCCGCTGGTGGACATGATCTGCCAGCTCATGTCGAACGAGCGCGACCCGCTCAAGGGCAGGCAGCTGCCCGTGATGTATTCGGTGAAGAAGGCAGGCTTCTTCTCCATCTCCGGCAACCTGGCGACGCAGTACATCCAGGCCGTGGGTTGGGGCATGGCCTCGGCGATCAAGGGCGATACCAAGATCGCCTCGGCATGGATCGGGGACGGCGCCACGGCGGAGGCGGACTTCGACACCGCATTGACCTTCGCCCACGTGTACCGTGCCCCCGTCATACTCAACGTGGTCAACAACCAGTGGGCCATTTCGACCTTCCAGGCCATCGCGGGCGGCGAGGACACCACCTTTGCGGCACGCGGCGTAGGCTGCGGCATCGCGTCGCTGCGCGTGGACGGCAATGACTTCCTGGCGGTGTATGCCGCGTCCTGCTGGGCCGCCGAACGCGCGCGCCGCAACCTCGGACCATGCCTCATCGAGTGGGTGACCTACCGCGCCGGCCCGCATTCGACTTCGGACGATCCCTCGAAGTACCGCCCCGGCGACGACTGGTCGCATTTCCCGCTGGGCGACCCCATAGCACGCCTCAAGCAGTACCTGATCAAAGCTGGCGCGTGGTCCGAACAGGAGCACGAGGAAACGCAGAAGCGCCTGGAGGCCGAAGTGCTGGCCGCGCAGAAGGAGGCCGAGCAGTACGGCACCATGGCCAGCGGCCACACCTTCAGTCCCGCGGAAATGTTCGACGGCATATACAAGGACATGCCTGAACACCTGCGCGTACAACGTCAGCAACTGGGGATCTGA
- a CDS encoding Txe/YoeB family addiction module toxin, translating to MRSVKFTDEAWKTYLFWQTQDRKTLKRINDLIEAAQRDPFAGLGKPEALKHSLSGYWSRRIDETNRLVYEVQDDELIIISCRYHY from the coding sequence ATGCGCAGCGTGAAGTTCACGGATGAGGCTTGGAAGACGTACCTCTTCTGGCAGACCCAGGACAGAAAAACGCTCAAACGTATCAATGACCTGATCGAGGCCGCGCAAAGAGATCCTTTTGCAGGCTTGGGTAAGCCTGAAGCGCTCAAGCACAGCCTTAGCGGATACTGGTCCCGGCGAATCGATGAAACCAACAGGCTTGTCTACGAAGTGCAGGATGATGAGCTGATCATCATTTCCTGCCGCTATCACTACTGA
- the lpdA gene encoding dihydrolipoyl dehydrogenase, translated as MNQHTTTLLVIGGGPGGYIAAIRAGQLGIATTLVEAGELGGTCLNVGCIPSKALIHAAEEFEKASHFASGSSLGISVQSARIDIGQTVLWKDGIVGRLTGGVAALLKKSGVRVVKGWANIVDGKTVEVIRDGETPQRIGCQHLLIATGSHATELPFMPFGGRVISATEALSPKTVPGRLVVVGAGYIGLELGIAYAKLGAQVQVVEAQERILPAYDADLTRPVAIALKGLGVEAHLGTSVLGLNEAGDAVRIRNAAGEESELAADQVLVAVGRRPSTRGFGLEKLRIDMDGHFIKVDDQCRTSMRDVWAIGDVTGEPMLAHRAMAQGEMVAEIISGKRRHFSPASIAAVCFTDPEVVVVGATPQQARAQGIDCIDALFPSSANGRAMSLESKDGFVRVVARRDNHLILGWQAVGKAVSELSAAFAQSIEMGATLEDVAGTIHAHPTLGEAIQEAALRALGHALHI; from the coding sequence ATGAATCAACACACCACTACGCTGCTGGTGATCGGCGGCGGTCCTGGCGGCTATATCGCAGCCATCCGCGCCGGCCAGCTTGGCATTGCCACCACCCTGGTCGAAGCCGGTGAACTGGGCGGCACCTGCCTCAATGTCGGCTGCATCCCTTCCAAGGCCCTGATCCATGCGGCCGAGGAGTTCGAAAAAGCCAGCCATTTCGCAAGCGGCTCCTCGCTGGGCATTTCCGTGCAGTCGGCGCGTATCGACATCGGCCAGACGGTGCTCTGGAAAGACGGCATCGTCGGCCGCCTGACGGGCGGCGTTGCGGCGCTGCTGAAGAAAAGCGGCGTGCGTGTCGTCAAGGGCTGGGCCAATATCGTCGACGGCAAGACCGTCGAAGTGATTCGCGACGGGGAGACTCCCCAGCGCATCGGCTGCCAGCACCTGTTGATCGCCACCGGCTCGCACGCCACCGAGCTGCCCTTCATGCCCTTTGGGGGAAGGGTGATCAGCGCTACGGAAGCGCTTTCGCCAAAGACCGTGCCCGGCAGGCTGGTGGTGGTGGGCGCAGGCTATATCGGTCTCGAACTGGGCATCGCCTACGCGAAGCTTGGAGCTCAGGTGCAGGTGGTGGAGGCGCAGGAGCGCATCCTGCCTGCCTACGACGCCGACCTGACCCGCCCCGTGGCCATTGCGCTCAAGGGCCTGGGTGTCGAAGCCCACCTTGGGACTTCGGTGCTTGGCCTGAACGAGGCGGGCGATGCGGTGCGCATCCGCAATGCCGCAGGCGAGGAGTCGGAATTGGCTGCGGACCAGGTGCTCGTCGCCGTGGGACGGAGGCCGAGCACGCGCGGCTTCGGACTCGAAAAGCTGCGCATCGACATGGACGGCCATTTCATCAAGGTCGACGACCAGTGCCGCACCTCCATGCGCGATGTGTGGGCCATCGGCGACGTAACCGGCGAGCCGATGCTGGCTCACCGCGCCATGGCGCAAGGCGAGATGGTGGCCGAGATCATCAGCGGCAAGCGCCGTCATTTCAGCCCGGCCTCCATCGCCGCGGTGTGCTTCACCGATCCCGAAGTGGTGGTGGTCGGCGCAACTCCCCAGCAGGCGCGCGCGCAGGGCATCGATTGCATCGACGCCCTGTTCCCGTCCTCCGCCAACGGCCGCGCCATGTCGCTCGAATCGAAAGACGGATTCGTGCGGGTGGTGGCGCGCAGGGACAACCACCTGATCCTGGGCTGGCAGGCGGTGGGGAAGGCGGTGTCCGAGCTTTCCGCGGCGTTTGCCCAGTCCATCGAGATGGGGGCGACGCTGGAAGATGTGGCAGGCACGATTCACGCGCATCCCACCCTGGGCGAGGCGATCCAGGAGGCGGCCCTGCGCGCGCTGGGGCACGCCCTTCATATTTGA
- a CDS encoding dihydrolipoamide acetyltransferase family protein — translation MGIHVIKMPDIGEGIAEVELVMWHVKVGDTVTEDLILCDVMTDKATIEIPSPVHGTVAMLGGAAGQVMAVGADLIHIEVEGEGNLKAHAPAAPAKPAAAAPAPAPAPVAPAPAAAPAAVKPAAPAAAAPVAQSAARVAREPGERPLASPAIRKRAWDMGIELQFVHGTGPAGRILQADLDAYAARGVQGAPSAVAGGYRENHAEQAIPLIGLRRKIAQKMQESKRRIPHFSYVEEIDVTELENLRARLNEQWGRERGKLTLLPLLARALVIALRQFPQMNARFDDDAGVVTQYGAVHLGVATQTDAGLMVSVMRHAEARDLWACGAEIVRLADAARTGKATREELSGSTITISSLGALGGIVTTPVINHPEVAIIGVNKIVERPMVRQGAVVIRKMMNLSSSFDHRVVDGMHAAQFVQAIRALLECPAMLFVE, via the coding sequence ATGGGTATTCACGTCATCAAGATGCCGGACATCGGCGAGGGCATCGCGGAAGTTGAACTGGTCATGTGGCATGTGAAGGTGGGCGACACCGTCACCGAAGATTTGATCCTGTGCGATGTCATGACCGACAAGGCCACCATCGAGATTCCTTCGCCGGTTCACGGCACCGTGGCCATGCTGGGCGGCGCGGCGGGGCAGGTGATGGCCGTTGGGGCGGACCTGATCCATATTGAAGTGGAGGGCGAGGGCAATCTGAAAGCGCATGCTCCTGCTGCTCCGGCCAAGCCGGCGGCGGCGGCTCCAGCTCCGGCGCCAGCCCCCGTGGCTCCGGCGCCCGCAGCGGCTCCCGCCGCGGTAAAACCGGCGGCGCCTGCTGCCGCTGCCCCTGTGGCGCAATCGGCTGCAAGGGTGGCGCGCGAACCCGGCGAACGCCCGCTGGCTTCCCCTGCAATCCGCAAGCGCGCGTGGGACATGGGCATTGAACTGCAGTTCGTCCACGGCACCGGCCCGGCAGGCCGCATTCTGCAAGCGGATCTCGACGCCTACGCCGCGCGCGGCGTCCAGGGCGCACCGTCCGCTGTGGCGGGCGGCTACCGGGAGAACCACGCCGAGCAGGCCATTCCGCTGATCGGCCTGCGCCGCAAGATCGCGCAGAAGATGCAGGAGTCGAAGCGCCGCATTCCTCACTTCTCCTATGTCGAAGAGATCGACGTCACGGAGCTTGAGAACCTGCGTGCGCGCCTGAACGAACAGTGGGGCAGGGAGCGCGGCAAGCTCACCTTGCTGCCATTGCTGGCGCGGGCGCTCGTCATCGCGCTGCGCCAGTTCCCGCAGATGAACGCGCGCTTCGACGACGATGCCGGTGTCGTCACGCAGTACGGCGCTGTCCATCTCGGCGTCGCAACGCAGACCGATGCCGGGCTGATGGTGTCCGTGATGCGCCACGCCGAGGCGCGCGACCTGTGGGCCTGCGGCGCCGAAATCGTGCGCCTTGCCGATGCCGCGCGCACCGGCAAGGCCACTCGCGAGGAGCTGTCCGGGTCCACGATCACCATCTCCAGCCTGGGCGCCTTGGGCGGCATCGTCACCACGCCTGTGATCAACCATCCCGAAGTCGCCATCATCGGCGTCAACAAGATCGTGGAGCGGCCCATGGTGCGCCAAGGGGCAGTGGTCATCCGCAAGATGATGAACCTCTCGTCCTCCTTCGATCACCGCGTGGTCGACGGCATGCATGCGGCCCAGTTCGTGCAAGCCATCCGCGCCTTGCTGGAATGTCCAGCCATGCTCTTTGTGGAGTAA
- a CDS encoding 4-hydroxyproline epimerase, which translates to MKTITIIDSHTGGEPTRLIVDGGPDLGRGPLSGRLALLRDQYDHFRTGTVCEPRGSDVLVGALLCEPHAEDCVAGVIFFNNVGYLGMCGHGTIGLVASLAHLGRIKPGRHRIDTPVGVVVAELHADGSVSVDNVESYRLAKDVQVRVPAYGTVTGDIAWGGNWFFLIGEHSLELGSGNIGALSTFAEAVMQTLHDLGIRGADGALIDHVELFGPSQQADSRNFVLCPGKAYDRSPCGTGTSAKLACLAADGKLAPGSVWRQESIIGSVFEASYRPAGHGIAPTIRGSAWISGETRLLFEDSDPFAWGIPASS; encoded by the coding sequence ATGAAAACGATCACAATCATTGACTCCCATACCGGGGGCGAACCTACCCGGCTGATCGTGGATGGAGGTCCTGATCTCGGCCGAGGTCCTTTGTCCGGGCGCCTTGCCCTGCTGCGTGACCAGTACGACCACTTCCGTACTGGCACCGTGTGCGAGCCGCGCGGCTCGGATGTCCTGGTCGGCGCCTTGCTGTGCGAACCGCATGCCGAGGATTGCGTGGCCGGGGTGATCTTCTTCAACAACGTGGGCTATCTCGGCATGTGCGGCCATGGCACGATCGGCCTGGTCGCGTCGCTTGCCCACCTCGGACGCATCAAGCCAGGGCGGCACCGTATCGACACGCCTGTGGGCGTTGTGGTGGCCGAACTTCATGCGGACGGTTCGGTGAGCGTCGACAATGTCGAATCCTACCGGCTGGCAAAGGACGTGCAGGTCCGCGTCCCCGCTTACGGCACCGTCACGGGCGATATCGCGTGGGGCGGCAACTGGTTTTTCCTGATCGGCGAGCACAGTCTCGAACTCGGCTCCGGCAATATCGGCGCCCTGAGCACATTCGCGGAAGCGGTCATGCAGACCTTGCACGATCTGGGCATCCGCGGCGCCGATGGCGCACTGATCGACCATGTCGAACTGTTTGGTCCATCGCAACAGGCGGACAGCAGGAACTTCGTGCTGTGCCCGGGCAAAGCCTACGACCGCTCGCCATGCGGCACCGGCACCAGCGCAAAGCTGGCCTGCCTGGCTGCGGACGGCAAACTGGCGCCGGGCAGCGTGTGGCGCCAGGAAAGCATTATCGGGAGCGTCTTCGAGGCCAGCTATCGCCCGGCAGGCCACGGCATTGCGCCGACGATTCGCGGGAGCGCATGGATCAGCGGCGAAACGCGGCTGCTGTTCGAGGACAGCGATCCGTTCGCATGGGGCATCCCCGCCAGCAGCTAG
- a CDS encoding M1 family metallopeptidase: MRLPLTAIALSLAAVGAQAEAPFSFAATPGKLPKDVVPIQYTAHLVPDVANNTFSGSETVEIEVRKTTSAIMLNALNMEIDGATLSGKGLAETTLAPMLDKEAQTLSFKLPKPLAPGKYTLSLKFRGVVNREPRGLFYLKYKNGADNKSLLATTMEPTDARRLLPTWDEPAFRAKFKLTVDVPASFKAFSNTPAEKQETLPNGLQRVSFGVTPKMPSYLFVLVAGEMARNVGTQDGVEIGVVSTIGKEGSTQFALDASKDLLHYYNNYFGVPYPLAKLDQIAIPGMNGAMENWGGIVYNEATLLYDPKKNPDSTRQTVFAVTAHEVAHQWFGNLVTMAWWDNLWLNEGFASWMAAKATAHFHPEWRVQLDAMVDRESVMNLDARATTHPIQTKVENEEQANSVFDAITYGKGQAFLHMLEAYLGEDAFRTGIRAYMAKHKYSNTTTADLWTALEKASGKPVAKLASDWTTQAGVPVVKVEQRCEKGQRKVTLTQQPFVLDGSPVPQRLWHIPVALGTVGGKAEYAMLSGASTTVTRPGCEGQLIVDPDSVGYYRVQYDDASFNALAAMATRLPDASRVKLLGDAWAMVASERIPLARYLALASQFKDEPRLAVWGALLSNVGNLYNLAQGTPERERLGRYIADLVLPKFQALGWEEKPGESVEDRQLRTALAGVLGRTGDAKVIAEARARFQRYLADPASLPPSSLGFVMSVVGRYADEPTYEALKGLALKAQSVEERNRFARSLAMAVDPKLSERTLQIALSTELPIQLTSMMVPGVAAAEHVDQAWSFAVEHRDALLKNQDSVAGNRMYPAVVASSVNAADADRMEAYVKEHFSADALVDAKRVGNGIRVRAKQRALLVPQIGPALDSMK, encoded by the coding sequence ATGAGACTTCCGTTGACCGCAATTGCCTTGTCGCTGGCCGCCGTAGGCGCCCAGGCCGAAGCGCCGTTTTCCTTTGCCGCCACCCCGGGCAAGCTGCCCAAGGACGTAGTACCGATCCAGTACACGGCGCACCTGGTGCCGGATGTGGCGAACAACACCTTCAGCGGTTCGGAAACGGTCGAAATCGAGGTAAGGAAGACCACGTCGGCCATCATGCTCAATGCCTTGAACATGGAGATCGACGGGGCTACCCTGAGCGGCAAGGGCCTGGCCGAAACCACGCTGGCGCCGATGCTCGACAAGGAAGCGCAGACCCTCAGCTTCAAACTGCCGAAGCCGCTGGCGCCAGGGAAATACACGCTCTCGCTCAAGTTCCGCGGCGTGGTGAACCGCGAGCCGCGCGGCCTGTTCTACCTGAAATACAAGAACGGCGCGGACAACAAGTCCCTGCTGGCTACGACCATGGAGCCGACCGACGCGCGCCGCCTGCTGCCCACCTGGGACGAGCCGGCGTTCCGCGCGAAGTTCAAGCTCACCGTGGACGTGCCGGCCAGCTTCAAGGCCTTCTCCAACACCCCGGCCGAAAAACAGGAGACTCTCCCGAATGGCCTTCAGCGCGTATCCTTCGGCGTCACGCCGAAGATGCCGAGCTATCTGTTTGTGCTGGTCGCAGGCGAGATGGCGCGCAACGTAGGCACGCAGGACGGCGTGGAAATCGGCGTCGTCTCCACCATCGGCAAGGAAGGCTCGACGCAGTTCGCGCTGGATGCTTCCAAGGACCTTCTGCACTACTACAACAACTACTTCGGCGTGCCGTACCCGCTGGCCAAGCTGGACCAGATTGCCATTCCCGGCATGAACGGGGCGATGGAAAACTGGGGCGGCATCGTCTACAACGAAGCCACACTGCTGTACGACCCGAAGAAGAACCCGGACAGCACCAGGCAGACCGTCTTCGCCGTGACCGCGCACGAGGTGGCCCACCAGTGGTTCGGCAACCTGGTCACCATGGCCTGGTGGGACAACCTCTGGCTGAATGAAGGCTTCGCATCCTGGATGGCAGCCAAGGCCACGGCCCACTTCCATCCCGAGTGGCGTGTGCAGCTCGACGCGATGGTCGATCGCGAGAGCGTGATGAACCTCGACGCGCGCGCCACCACCCACCCGATCCAGACCAAGGTGGAAAACGAAGAGCAGGCCAACAGCGTGTTCGACGCCATCACCTACGGCAAGGGACAGGCCTTCCTGCACATGCTCGAAGCCTATCTCGGCGAAGATGCCTTCCGCACGGGCATCCGGGCCTATATGGCCAAGCACAAGTACTCCAATACCACCACGGCCGACCTGTGGACGGCGCTGGAGAAGGCCTCCGGCAAGCCGGTCGCCAAGCTGGCCTCGGACTGGACGACCCAGGCGGGCGTGCCGGTGGTGAAGGTCGAACAGCGCTGCGAGAAGGGCCAGCGCAAGGTGACCTTGACCCAGCAGCCTTTCGTGCTGGATGGAAGCCCGGTGCCGCAGCGCCTGTGGCATATTCCGGTCGCGCTGGGAACGGTCGGCGGCAAGGCGGAATACGCCATGCTCTCCGGCGCCAGCACCACCGTGACCCGTCCCGGCTGCGAGGGCCAACTGATCGTCGATCCGGACAGCGTGGGCTATTACCGCGTGCAGTACGACGACGCCAGCTTCAATGCGCTGGCGGCCATGGCGACCAGGCTGCCGGACGCAAGCCGCGTCAAGCTGCTGGGCGATGCCTGGGCCATGGTGGCGAGCGAACGTATACCGCTGGCGCGCTACCTGGCGCTGGCCAGCCAGTTCAAGGACGAACCGCGCCTTGCCGTGTGGGGCGCTCTGCTCAGCAATGTGGGCAACCTGTACAACCTGGCGCAAGGCACGCCGGAGCGCGAGCGTCTTGGCCGCTATATCGCCGACCTGGTGCTGCCAAAGTTCCAGGCGCTCGGCTGGGAGGAAAAGCCGGGTGAATCCGTCGAGGACAGGCAGCTGCGCACAGCGCTGGCCGGTGTGCTGGGCCGCACGGGCGATGCGAAAGTGATTGCCGAAGCGCGTGCGCGCTTCCAGCGCTACCTGGCCGACCCGGCCAGCCTGCCGCCATCCTCGCTCGGCTTCGTAATGTCGGTGGTGGGACGCTATGCGGACGAGCCGACTTATGAAGCCCTCAAGGGCCTGGCGCTGAAGGCGCAGTCAGTAGAAGAACGCAACCGCTTCGCACGTTCGCTGGCAATGGCGGTCGATCCCAAACTGTCCGAACGCACGCTGCAGATCGCGCTGTCCACGGAGCTGCCGATCCAGCTGACCAGCATGATGGTGCCCGGCGTGGCTGCGGCGGAGCACGTGGACCAGGCCTGGTCCTTCGCGGTCGAGCACCGCGATGCGCTGCTGAAGAACCAGGACTCGGTAGCGGGCAACCGCATGTATCCGGCCGTCGTCGCCAGCTCGGTCAACGCGGCCGATGCGGACAGGATGGAAGCCTACGTCAAGGAGCATTTCTCGGCCGATGCCCTGGTCGATGCCAAGCGTGTCGGCAACGGAATCCGCGTGCGCGCCAAGCAGCGCGCGCTGCTCGTGCCGCAGATCGGCCCGGCCCTCGACAGCATGAAGTAG
- a CDS encoding AraC family transcriptional regulator, with translation MIELAALLEFRRDRWKNAFPHDQLSFVFVCVESIILRFGEAPVLLDACGKQAEIGTGRNGVAKPPRSAYIHAQEEVEMINEPGFGDLESISIGAIEAMFDALDDVAFFVKDREGRYLGINRTMVRRCGVRHKEDVIGKTALDLFPRALAETYVAQDRKVIESGASIDKHLELHIYPGRSRGWCITRKMPLRDKDGRVLGLIGTSRDLGMPDDPNPAYRQIAHIAEYIHENYQQNICLQELADQAGLSLSRVERLFQKVFHHSPRQLLVQCRLSAARAIIEKKPESRIADVAYECGYTDHSAFSRQFKSVVGMTPTEYGIQVAKGIA, from the coding sequence GTGATCGAGCTCGCCGCTCTCCTGGAATTTCGTCGTGACCGCTGGAAGAACGCCTTTCCACATGACCAACTCTCCTTTGTCTTCGTATGTGTCGAAAGCATCATCCTACGTTTTGGGGAGGCGCCGGTCTTGCTCGATGCGTGCGGCAAGCAGGCCGAAATCGGCACAGGCCGAAACGGCGTTGCCAAGCCGCCGCGAAGCGCATATATTCATGCTCAGGAGGAAGTGGAAATGATCAATGAGCCAGGCTTTGGCGATCTGGAATCGATCAGTATCGGCGCCATCGAGGCCATGTTCGACGCCCTGGACGACGTGGCGTTCTTCGTCAAGGACAGGGAAGGGCGCTATCTTGGCATCAACCGCACAATGGTGCGCCGTTGCGGAGTAAGGCATAAGGAGGACGTGATCGGGAAGACTGCGCTGGACCTGTTCCCGCGGGCCCTGGCAGAGACCTACGTCGCGCAGGACCGCAAGGTGATCGAAAGCGGGGCCTCCATCGACAAGCACCTCGAACTGCACATCTATCCCGGACGCAGCCGCGGATGGTGCATCACCCGGAAAATGCCCTTGCGTGACAAGGACGGCCGGGTGCTCGGCCTGATCGGCACTTCGCGCGATCTCGGCATGCCGGACGACCCGAATCCCGCGTATCGGCAGATTGCCCATATCGCCGAATACATCCATGAAAACTATCAGCAGAATATCTGCCTTCAGGAGCTGGCGGACCAGGCGGGATTGTCGCTGTCGCGGGTGGAGCGCCTGTTCCAGAAGGTGTTCCATCACTCGCCGCGCCAGCTGCTGGTGCAGTGCCGGCTGTCAGCCGCAAGGGCCATCATCGAGAAGAAGCCGGAAAGCAGGATCGCCGATGTGGCCTACGAATGCGGCTATACGGACCACAGCGCGTTCAGCCGCCAGTTCAAGTCGGTCGTCGGAATGACGCCGACCGAATATGGCATTCAGGTTGCGAAAGGAATCGCCTAG